From Bufo gargarizans isolate SCDJY-AF-19 chromosome 10, ASM1485885v1, whole genome shotgun sequence, the proteins below share one genomic window:
- the LOC122920301 gene encoding dispanin subfamily A member 2b-like has protein sequence MENVNYGRELNAPPRYESPSYEPLKEEVEFRSYPGQNVQSTVVTIMPEGPPVRDHLIWSLFNTMYLNFCCLGLLALVFSVKSRDRKLYGDKNGAASYGSTARSLNIASTVLAILSVIIVIIIAIVQITQVQQWAANSRQYEENNPFGK, from the exons ATGGAAAATGTTAATTATGGACGGGAACTTAACGCTCCCCCTCGATATGAATCCCCATCCTATGAACCCCTAAAGGAAGAAGTGGAGTTTCGGAGTTATCCAGGCCAGAACGTGCAGTCCACAGTGGTGACCATCATGCCCGAGGGTCCCCCTGTCCGGGATCACCTTATCTGGTCCCTTTTCAACACCATGTACTTGAATTTCTGCTGCCTGGGACTTCTTGCTCTTGTGTTCTCCGTCAAG TCCAGAGACCGGAAGTTGTACGGGGATAAGAATGGTGCCGCCAGCTATGGTTCCACCGCCCGCTCTCTGAACATTGCCTCAACTGTATTGGCCATCCTTTCTGTTATAATCGTGATTATAATTGCCATCGTACAAATCACTCAAGTTCAGCAATGGGCGGCAAATTCCAGACAATATGAGGAGAACAACCCATTTGGAAAGTGA